DNA sequence from the Tachysurus fulvidraco isolate hzauxx_2018 chromosome 1, HZAU_PFXX_2.0, whole genome shotgun sequence genome:
TCTTATCCAGGTCATCAAAGTAGACAGTTTCAAGCATCTACGCCATTTAGAGATCCTCCAACTCAGCAAAAATCATATCCGCAACATTGAGATTGGCGCCTTCAATGGGCTAACCAGCCTTAACACACTGGAACTCTTTGACAATCGCCTCACAACCATCCCAAATGGAGCTTTTGAGTATCTTTCTAAACTCAAAGAACTATGGCTTAGGAATAACCCGATTGAGAGCATACCATCTTATGCTTTTAACCGTTTACCCTCCTTAAGGAGGCTGGACTTAGGGGAGCTTAAGCGTCTCTCCTATATCTCAGATGGAGCATTTGAGGGCTTAAGCAACTTGCGCTACCTGAACATGGGAATGTGTAACCTCAAGGAGGTCCCCAACATTAGGCCCTTAGTTCGCTTGGACGAGCTTGAGATGTCAGGGAACCAGCTGACAGTCATCCAGCCTGGTTCATTCAAAGGTCTTATCCACCTCCAGAAGCTGTGGATGATGCATTCCCAGATCCAAACAATTGAAAGGAACTCTTTTGATGACCTTCAGTCATTAAGTGAGCTTAACCTGGCTCATAATAACCTCACATTTGTGCCCCATGACCTTTTCACACCTTTGCGCCATTTGCAAAGAGTTCACCTACACCATAATCCGTGGAATTGCAACTGTGACATCCTGTGGTTAAGCTGGTGGCTAAGGGAAACCGTACCAACCAACACCAGCTGCTGTGCTCGCTGTAACTCTCCTCAAAGCCTCAAGGGGCGCTACATTGGTGAACTGGACCAGAGCTACTTTCAGTGTTATGCACCTGTCATTGTTGAGCCTCCTGCAGACCTCAATGTTACTGAGGGAATAGCAGTGGAGCTCAAATGTCGGACAAATTCTCTGACCTCAGTCAGTTGGCTAACACCAAATGGCTCCATTATGACACATGGGGCATCCCAAGCACGTGTCATGGTACAAAATGATGGAACACTGAATTTCACCAGTGTTACAATGCAGGACACAGGGAACTACACCTGTATGGTCAGCAACATGCTGGGAAACATTTCAGCTTCTGCGATCCTCAACGTGACCTCCATAGACAACAGTGGTTTTACTTACTTCACAACAGTCACTGTTGAGACCATCGAGTCCCCAATCGATGGGTTGAGCAGGACCCCTGAGCAACCTTCCTTTGGCTGGGTGGCGTCATCTACTACAAGACCGACGCCGATTTCCACTGAGAAAGCCTACACTATCCCTGTGACGGACAATGAGGGAGCTCTCAACGGTTTGGAGGAGGTAATGAAGACCACCAAGATCATCATCGGCTGCTTCGTGGCCATCACACTTATGGCTGCCGTCATGCTCATCATATTCTACAAGATGAGAAAGCAGCACCACCAGCAAGATCACAATGGGCCGACTCGCACGGTCGAGATCATCAACGTCAGTGATGGGGTTCCTGCGATGGAGAGCCACCTCACACTTCCTCCACTGGAGCACGAGCACTACAACCAGTACAACTCCTACAAGAGAGTTTACAACCATGCTTCGACGCTCGGCTCGCTTCATAGCTCTGTGCATGAACCTTTACTAATCCAAGCCAGCTCAAAAGATAATGTGCAAGAGACACAAATTTGAATTTCCTCGTTTTGAACAGGAAAAGTTGTTGTGTACTAACAATGTTATTGGCTTCAGTGGCAGACATGTCCTGGTGATGAAGAAGGGGATGTCACTGAGGATGTATGTATTATTTCAACAAATGTGTTTACaagcaaaaaatatttatttaaagatatgTCTAGTGGctgtatcaaaaaaaaaagtgttcatatcATTTTCCTCCTCCTAATTTTGATTTGAATTTGAGATTTAATGGATGAATGGTGTGCTGAAAAACAATGCACTTGCGAATTCAAGGTAAAATGATGCTTTTGGCAGCCTTCTGTGAACAAACCACAAGGTATTACATTCATAATAATGACATTTCTGTTGTATCTGTGGGCATGCTGCAGCATTTCACTTCATCTTTTCACATTTTAGTGAAATGAGTGCAAAAGTTGGCCACTATGGACTTAAGACTGTAAATAATGTAGTGTAAGTAGATGTGATAAACCTATCTGGTGGATGCAGAAAATTCAGAGAAGAAAATCAATTGTTTCTATTCCCAACAATACGATCATATATTGTGCAGCAGCAGAAAAGAGAAGCCTTCAATACAATGGTCTAGATTACATGGTGCAGATGATGGTCTCTGTTCATTTCTGAGCATCTGAATTCCCAGAGCATACAACATACGAGTGTAATAATTGGACAAAGGTATAAAGGTGTGTAATTATGTGCATTAAATATAGCCTTTTCAAATGGGTAACAGGTAAGGCTTTAACGTTCAGATCCATTTAATGATCCTCGTAACAGCTTTGAAATCACATTGAAGCCTTTAACCACTACATCTCACCCTAAACTTGCTTTTCATCATTTGTCCTTGGTCAAGTCGTTATAAATCCTCTGAAAGCTCAGATCATATGACACTGGAATCTCACCCACAAAAAAAAGCTTATCTCTTGTGATAAACAGCAGTGCCATACTTTGCAAGACAAAGCACAATTATTTGTTTAATCTTGCATGTAGCTCATTTCCAATTCTATAGAAACTCCTTACTTTGCAGCTAGGATATTGGGTTACTGCCCAGTGCTGGTTAAGGATCTTACACTATATTACCAGTGCTGTTACATGGCCCGAGAAAGGAGTTTAATgtggtttgtgtatgtgtgtatgcaacGTAATCactatcattttaaaatattaattgtcATTCAATTAACAGCACTTTTAATTAGCAAGCACTATCTTATTCATATGCTCTGCTGCTCATCACATTTTCCTTTAGCCTGAATGATAatataagcgtgtgtgtgtgcgtgtgtgtgtgtgtgcgtgtgtgtgtgtgtttgtgtgtgcgtgcgtgcgtgcgtgcgtgcactCACAGGGgttcaaaattttatttttactattacATCTTTTATAATTGTGaaaatgagatgtttttctCAATGTTATGcagaagtgaaataaatattcacatcaTCATTAATTAAGTGATTGAAAAATTCGACTAAGAATGCTGATTCAGAGATTCAAGTGAAAGCGTTCAGTTTGCCAGCTTGAGCTTTTGAGGATTTTTCcgcatttttaaatgttaagttAATGATTTAACAATAAAAGAATCAATCCAACAATGAAACAGTTTTTAAGGTCTTCAGGAGTTTGCCATAACAAACATTTAAGCAGGCCATAAACAGATGAGGGTAATAAGACTTTAATtcttgatttgattttattagtACTGTTTTGTATGAAATATTCGACTTTTCTTTTAAACCATTTACTGCCATTGGTGTTCAGCAAAGCTCCAGAAAAGAGATAAAGATTCAGAGAAGAGCTAAAGATTGACTGAATTTCTCATGTGTACTATATATTGAGTCCTAtacttatttacagtatatactgtacctgtttgTTTATGGCTTTTACTCTTTAGTTCCAATGGAGTCTAAATTCTTTGCAGGGCTTAGAAGAATCCATATACGTTGATATGTGGAAACAAAAGAGAATCCATTTGCTTACCTTCCagtcaaggttttttttttccagataatCTTGAATAACTCTTACAGTCAGTGTGTATAGAAAAGAACTACACTTTGGCCATTAACAAGAGTGACTGCGTGTGTTTGAGTGACAAAAAATGACTTTCCTCGATCTGCTCCAGTGCTCACATGACCGGCTACTACAGCTACCGAGTCTAAACCTCCCTGGCATACGTGGCTCCCACCGTGTATCTATGACATAAAGCAGAAATCTTTTTCgttctgtttttcttgttgtgatttgtttgttattgGTAACTCATTTTAGATTTCTATGACGAATTGAAGTGAAGAATCCTGGTATTTTATCTCTTTTTGAGTGAGAGAATATATGCTTCTCCAGAAGAAGATTTCTATACAGACTGTTTAAGCATTAACAGCAACATCTCTAAATCCAACATTATACGTGCGGATCAGTCGCCGATATTATTGGGATACGCTCATTTGAGGgttaagcttaaaaaaaaaaaaaaaaacaagaacaaatgaACGAAAACAGGCATTTATTAATACCAGAGATTGTAGTTCATACaatacatgctgtaaatgtaaataaaatgtttttttaagtgttgGGTCTTGGAATTATTAATCCTGAGAAATTGTGTcgatgttttgtttattaatctgTGTTCGACTTTTTGGTACTTATTAAGATAAACGTGTTTCGTAGTGTCGTATCATGCTTAGACACGATTACGTACAAACTACTCACAACTTTTAgcggggaaaaaagaaaagactgcAGATGCTGTGAATCTTGTATATTAGCTCATCTAGCTCAGCTTGACTCACCCCACCTCGAACTATACACTGCCTGTAATAAACTCCTTCAGAGCCACAGTAATATTTTGTATAAAGTCACCCTGGGAATCCTGAACAGATAAACCgagtcattcatttattcagttgTTTTAGATACAGAGTGGAACTTTTTCattttgtcatgtttgtgtttgtttaatgtatgACTTTCTCTACCTCATATTATTTACTcggcatttttttaaaagcatgacATTAAATGTTCACTAATATCACGGTAACAGAGCAAATACTCAATTATTTGGCTTATTGTTGCCGGATAGTCTTGGAAACAGAATTGAAGTTGTAAGCGTTAAGTCTATTGTCTCTgggtcaatcacagtgacactagacAACGTGATCATCTGTGAGTTCGTGTACTGTATGCCGAAGCGGGACGATAGAGAGGTTTCCTCAGAAAGTGTTATCGTGCCCTGGGTGTAAACAGATAACTGATTAGTCTTTAACATCTCGGATGAAACGTGTTAGACATCATCCTGCCTGGTATATGGGGCCATGTTTAATATGATGACAGCATCGTACAGCATATTTTGACATGTACGTCCAAATACTCAACAATTCACATAATTTAAGATATATTAAAAGATATAaacgccgtccagggtgtatcctgtcttgatgcccgatgatccctgagataggcacaggctccccgtgacccaagaagtttggataagcggtagaaaatgaatgaatgtatgaataaaagATATAAAGGGTGCACGTTAGGGTCAGAGTTGTGGTTAGTGTTCATACGTTTTCCtacaattaaattatttatattaaataaaattggcCTTGGATAAACTTCTCATGAAATCAACTGAactataatttaaataaaaaaaatcaatctactcaatttttttcagaatttcatAAATATTCTATCCAAAACAAGATTTATTATCGTTGATTCATGACtgattgattctatttattcatCGTTCCTGCTGATGTCATGATTCATTTAAGCCAATTAGCTGGTGTAATCAGAATAAGAGACAGTTCACGAAGAGgtacacattatataccttaTGAGGCAAATAGAAACATGACTCATGACTATATGAATCAGCAGTAATTCTAGGAAGCAGTTAATCCCCACGCATACAAGCAATTCAGCATCTGTTCCCTGATTGTCCGTGTGGGCTCAATTTAGCCTGCGAGTCTTGAAGTATGGCAGCTAGAGTGAATTAAAACCCCCAGAAGACCTTGACAAGTCGGAAATGGCTTTGGGAAG
Encoded proteins:
- the lrrc4cb gene encoding leucine-rich repeat-containing protein 4C, with translation MLNKMTSYHQHQMMRGPRWKGAWFDPLFLLLLALQLLAVAGLVRAQTCPSVCSCSNQFSKVICTRRGLREVPDGISTNTRYLNLQDNLIQVIKVDSFKHLRHLEILQLSKNHIRNIEIGAFNGLTSLNTLELFDNRLTTIPNGAFEYLSKLKELWLRNNPIESIPSYAFNRLPSLRRLDLGELKRLSYISDGAFEGLSNLRYLNMGMCNLKEVPNIRPLVRLDELEMSGNQLTVIQPGSFKGLIHLQKLWMMHSQIQTIERNSFDDLQSLSELNLAHNNLTFVPHDLFTPLRHLQRVHLHHNPWNCNCDILWLSWWLRETVPTNTSCCARCNSPQSLKGRYIGELDQSYFQCYAPVIVEPPADLNVTEGIAVELKCRTNSLTSVSWLTPNGSIMTHGASQARVMVQNDGTLNFTSVTMQDTGNYTCMVSNMLGNISASAILNVTSIDNSGFTYFTTVTVETIESPIDGLSRTPEQPSFGWVASSTTRPTPISTEKAYTIPVTDNEGALNGLEEVMKTTKIIIGCFVAITLMAAVMLIIFYKMRKQHHQQDHNGPTRTVEIINVSDGVPAMESHLTLPPLEHEHYNQYNSYKRVYNHASTLGSLHSSVHEPLLIQASSKDNVQETQI